Proteins encoded in a region of the Streptomyces sp. NBC_01298 genome:
- a CDS encoding Arc family DNA-binding protein, which yields MTISLRVPQELRDQLERVATEHRTSMSSLAVAAIRAHLDGAGPVTDGPLVGVVRAAYADIGNADVEREMALNLARTAEAGGTAGVAAVRALRELMEVLLDGDEEEWMKHLAVPE from the coding sequence ATGACGATCTCTCTCCGGGTCCCTCAGGAGTTGCGCGACCAGCTGGAGCGCGTCGCGACGGAGCACCGGACCTCGATGTCCTCGCTCGCCGTGGCAGCGATCCGCGCCCACCTCGACGGCGCCGGGCCGGTCACGGACGGGCCCCTCGTCGGGGTGGTGCGCGCGGCGTACGCGGACATCGGCAACGCGGACGTCGAGCGGGAGATGGCGCTCAACCTGGCTCGCACGGCGGAGGCCGGCGGCACGGCTGGTGTGGCTGCGGTTCGCGCGCTGCGGGAGCTGATGGAGGTGCTGCTCGACGGCGACGAGGAGGAGTGGATGAAGCACTTGGCGGTGCCCGAGTGA
- a CDS encoding helix-turn-helix domain-containing protein, with protein sequence MSVSPSSAAQAARRSVADRLRELRAEAGLSGGELGDRCGWTHSKSSRIENARTPPTPDDIRRWCEACGAVGQARDIVAQSQNAESLYTEWRRRSRSGLKQLQHSYVPLFRSTRLFRVYSATLLPHFVQTEGYAAGLLTAISEFREIPNDVAEAVAARMQRNLILREPGRRYVLLVEESALRHQLADADAMAAQLGYLMTVGAMPSVSLGIIPMATRERSQWPLETFHMYDDTLVSVELLSARVTVTQPSEIALYEKAFAALQQMAVYGADARALIMEAMAALR encoded by the coding sequence ATGTCCGTGTCCCCGTCATCCGCGGCCCAGGCCGCACGCCGCAGCGTGGCCGATCGGCTGCGTGAGCTACGTGCGGAGGCGGGGCTCAGCGGCGGCGAGCTGGGCGACCGCTGCGGCTGGACGCACTCCAAGTCCTCGCGCATCGAGAACGCCCGTACGCCTCCCACCCCGGACGACATCCGCCGGTGGTGCGAGGCGTGCGGCGCGGTCGGCCAGGCACGCGACATCGTCGCGCAGTCGCAGAACGCCGAGTCCCTGTACACGGAGTGGCGGCGCCGGTCCCGGAGCGGCCTGAAGCAGCTGCAACACAGCTACGTCCCCCTGTTCCGCTCCACCCGCCTGTTCCGCGTGTACTCCGCCACGCTCCTGCCGCACTTCGTGCAGACCGAGGGCTACGCCGCCGGCCTACTCACGGCTATCAGCGAGTTCCGGGAGATCCCCAACGACGTCGCCGAGGCAGTCGCCGCCCGCATGCAGCGGAACCTGATCCTGCGCGAGCCCGGCCGCCGGTACGTCCTCCTCGTCGAGGAGAGCGCACTACGCCACCAACTGGCGGACGCCGACGCTATGGCCGCTCAGCTCGGCTACCTGATGACCGTGGGGGCGATGCCGTCCGTGAGCCTAGGCATCATCCCCATGGCCACCCGCGAGCGCTCCCAATGGCCGCTGGAGACGTTCCACATGTACGACGACACCCTCGTGTCGGTGGAGCTCCTCTCGGCCCGCGTCACGGTCACGCAGCCGAGCGAGATTGCCCTCTACGAGAAGGCGTTCGCGGCGCTCCAGCAGATGGCCGTGTACGGCGCTGATGCCCGCGCACTGATCATGGAAGCCATGGCCGCGCTGCGTTGA
- a CDS encoding LacI family DNA-binding transcriptional regulator — MSQSPKPPTAPSQPQPAVPTSADVARLAGVSRATVSYVLNNAEAVRISEPTRRKVREAAEELGYVPHAAARSLRAGHTRIVLLPTSHVPIGPLYSTFLNELQWALRALDYTVVQYGSLGLTGDEAARAWAELRPVAVLSLGEITLSAHNVATLKRAGARAVLTMGPEAVSGAHALVMDQAEVGVRAAEHLVERGRRRIGVVVPKEEGLGLFSTPRLQGARSVAGAEVVALRMAYSEESAAELAERWESLGLQAAFAYNDEYAMLLMRAFQDAGLRVPQDVAVMGADDLLIGRLLRPRLSTVQMEMPTGERLAALVDEAVRDPAAVVLRHDLMAAAAVPRDST, encoded by the coding sequence ATGTCTCAGTCACCGAAGCCCCCCACAGCGCCGTCGCAGCCTCAGCCGGCCGTGCCGACCAGCGCCGACGTCGCCCGTCTCGCCGGCGTGTCGCGCGCGACGGTCTCGTACGTCCTGAACAACGCGGAGGCCGTGCGCATCAGCGAGCCGACCCGCCGAAAGGTGCGCGAGGCCGCCGAAGAGCTCGGCTACGTCCCCCACGCGGCCGCCCGCAGCCTGCGCGCCGGGCACACCCGCATCGTGCTGCTGCCCACCTCCCACGTGCCGATCGGCCCGCTGTACAGCACGTTCCTCAACGAGTTGCAGTGGGCGCTGCGCGCCCTGGACTACACGGTGGTCCAGTACGGCAGCCTCGGCCTCACCGGTGACGAGGCCGCACGGGCCTGGGCCGAACTCAGGCCGGTCGCGGTGCTCTCCCTCGGCGAGATCACCCTGTCCGCGCACAACGTGGCCACGCTCAAGCGGGCCGGGGCGCGCGCGGTGCTGACGATGGGGCCCGAAGCCGTTTCCGGGGCGCACGCGCTGGTCATGGACCAGGCGGAGGTCGGCGTCCGGGCGGCCGAGCACCTGGTGGAGCGGGGCCGGCGACGGATCGGCGTGGTCGTTCCGAAGGAGGAAGGGCTCGGGCTGTTCTCCACGCCCCGGCTCCAGGGCGCGCGGTCCGTGGCGGGGGCGGAGGTCGTCGCCCTGCGGATGGCCTACTCGGAGGAATCGGCCGCGGAGCTCGCGGAGCGGTGGGAGTCGCTCGGTCTGCAGGCGGCGTTCGCGTACAACGACGAGTACGCGATGCTGCTGATGCGGGCGTTCCAGGACGCGGGGCTGAGGGTGCCGCAGGACGTGGCCGTCATGGGCGCCGACGATCTGCTGATCGGGCGGTTGCTGCGGCCGAGGCTCAGCACGGTGCAGATGGAGATGCCGACGGGGGAGCGGCTGGCGGCGCTGGTGGACGAGGCGGTACGGGACCCCGCGGCGGTCGTGCTCAGGCACGATCTGATGGCGGCGGCAGCGGTGCCGCGGGACTCGACCTGA
- a CDS encoding helix-turn-helix transcriptional regulator: protein MRTPTLPPTLAEVRGWSATVSVPQAALALGCSKSQLYELIKRGESPVRILPLGRRYVVITNSLVHLLESA from the coding sequence GTGAGAACGCCGACGCTCCCCCCGACGCTCGCCGAAGTCCGCGGATGGTCCGCAACCGTCTCCGTTCCGCAAGCGGCCCTTGCCCTGGGGTGCAGCAAGTCGCAGCTGTACGAGCTGATCAAGCGCGGTGAATCGCCGGTCAGGATCCTGCCGCTCGGACGCCGGTACGTCGTGATCACGAACAGCCTCGTCCACCTGCTGGAAAGCGCGTGA
- a CDS encoding helix-turn-helix transcriptional regulator, translating to MAEELLSPVQVEARYGLARQRLANWRWMGTGPAYIKTSSSKSGRIVYRGSAIEAWLDAQTVPAGSAA from the coding sequence GTGGCTGAAGAGCTGCTAAGCCCCGTACAGGTGGAAGCCCGGTACGGCCTGGCGCGGCAACGGCTTGCCAACTGGCGCTGGATGGGAACCGGCCCTGCCTACATCAAGACGTCGTCGAGCAAGTCGGGGCGGATCGTCTACCGCGGATCCGCCATTGAGGCCTGGCTTGACGCTCAGACCGTTCCCGCTGGAAGTGCAGCGTGA
- a CDS encoding DUF3987 domain-containing protein, with the protein MSAYARVIDALNAHGSKGRGTAWQCVAHEDRSPSLSVTNGAKGVVINCHAGCASEDVVSALGLTMADLFDEPLQKRERPQVVAEYPYVDEHGQVLYIVRRIEPGYDGERKTFRQFKPDGTAGVSGIRRVLYRLPEVIAAAGAGVPVFVVEGEKDADNLRATGATVTCNVGGAGKWSDDYTRHLVGVAEVIVIRDRDEPGAKHAATVADSARRAGIPVRVLEPARGKDVSDHLAAGLGYADLLTPDSHPRNPTIAIPSQTPGSDQGSGISGTQITDDGWDAPVSLAAPAVPPFPVDLLGGLGEFVTAAAGSLQVPVDLVTFAALATISTATGGRRRVRVKPDWQESTALYLAALADSSEKKTPALNAAAAPLRDVEDELIEAARPDVEATAQEIRITTARMTKAEQGAANAPADKRQEAEADAEAARVKLLELGDAPEVPRLLVRDITLEALAKRMYEQGGRIGSLASEGGLFKVAAGLYGNNGKANTDLLLEAYTGGPYTIDRTGRASARMSHTFLALGLIVQPGIISGLEKQNPEFRQSGLLGRFLYAKPAPTEEDTFDSPPIPAHIASGYDHRIRDLIKQVWASPDVLTIELSAPARQAFGEFYNAFAKRRKPGGDLHDLADWAGKLRGQLIRIAACLTLYEDPGAREISHQRITDVLAMAPYFIAHARAVFDLMGKNREGAVKPLRDVVAWLKGRSSPGDSFSARDAWQALKGREWATEMDVMNDVLLKLEEYGWLALIPPPETGRRGRKPSPRFDVHPLIAEGPRGRTTS; encoded by the coding sequence ATGAGCGCATACGCGCGCGTCATCGACGCGCTCAATGCGCACGGCAGCAAGGGCCGCGGCACGGCATGGCAGTGCGTCGCTCACGAGGACCGATCACCGTCCCTGTCGGTCACCAACGGCGCCAAGGGCGTGGTCATCAACTGCCACGCCGGATGTGCGAGCGAGGACGTCGTCAGCGCGCTCGGCCTCACCATGGCCGACCTGTTCGACGAGCCGCTGCAAAAGCGGGAGCGCCCCCAGGTCGTCGCGGAGTACCCGTACGTAGACGAGCACGGCCAAGTGCTCTACATCGTGCGGCGCATCGAGCCGGGCTACGACGGGGAACGGAAGACGTTCCGGCAGTTCAAGCCGGACGGCACCGCAGGAGTCTCCGGCATCCGGCGGGTCCTGTACCGGCTGCCCGAGGTCATCGCCGCCGCCGGGGCCGGCGTCCCGGTTTTCGTCGTCGAGGGCGAGAAGGACGCGGACAATCTGCGGGCTACCGGGGCGACGGTCACCTGCAACGTGGGTGGGGCGGGGAAGTGGAGCGACGATTACACCCGCCACCTTGTTGGTGTCGCGGAGGTCATCGTCATCCGGGACCGCGACGAGCCCGGAGCGAAGCACGCCGCGACGGTTGCCGACTCCGCGCGGCGGGCGGGCATTCCCGTCCGCGTGCTGGAGCCGGCCCGGGGCAAGGACGTGTCCGACCATCTGGCGGCCGGGCTCGGGTACGCCGATCTGCTCACTCCTGATTCGCATCCCAGAAATCCCACAATCGCGATCCCGTCCCAGACCCCGGGATCCGATCAGGGTTCTGGGATTTCTGGGACGCAGATCACGGATGACGGTTGGGATGCCCCGGTGTCCCTTGCGGCACCGGCCGTGCCCCCGTTCCCCGTTGACCTCCTCGGTGGCCTCGGCGAGTTCGTCACCGCTGCTGCAGGCTCGCTTCAGGTGCCTGTAGACCTGGTCACGTTCGCTGCGCTGGCCACTATCTCCACCGCGACCGGCGGGCGGCGCCGCGTTCGGGTCAAGCCCGACTGGCAGGAGTCCACCGCGCTCTACCTGGCCGCTCTGGCCGACTCCTCGGAGAAGAAAACGCCCGCCCTCAACGCCGCCGCAGCACCGCTGCGCGACGTCGAGGACGAGCTGATCGAAGCGGCACGCCCCGACGTCGAGGCGACTGCGCAGGAAATCCGCATCACCACGGCCCGCATGACCAAGGCCGAACAGGGCGCAGCCAACGCGCCGGCGGACAAGCGGCAGGAAGCCGAGGCTGACGCCGAAGCCGCCCGAGTGAAGCTGCTGGAGCTCGGCGACGCCCCCGAGGTGCCACGGCTCCTGGTCCGCGACATCACTCTCGAAGCACTCGCCAAGCGCATGTACGAGCAGGGCGGGCGCATCGGCTCCCTCGCCTCCGAGGGCGGCCTGTTCAAGGTGGCCGCAGGCCTGTACGGCAACAACGGCAAGGCCAACACGGACCTGCTGCTGGAGGCGTACACGGGCGGCCCGTACACCATCGACCGGACCGGCCGGGCGTCCGCGCGGATGTCGCACACGTTCCTCGCCCTCGGCCTGATCGTGCAGCCCGGGATCATCTCCGGGCTGGAGAAGCAGAACCCGGAGTTCCGTCAGTCCGGACTCCTCGGTCGGTTCCTGTACGCCAAGCCAGCCCCGACGGAGGAAGACACCTTCGACTCCCCGCCCATCCCCGCCCACATCGCCAGCGGTTACGACCACCGGATCCGCGACCTCATCAAGCAGGTGTGGGCCAGCCCCGATGTCCTCACGATCGAGCTGTCAGCCCCGGCCCGCCAGGCGTTCGGCGAGTTCTACAACGCATTCGCCAAGCGCCGGAAGCCCGGCGGCGACCTGCACGACCTGGCCGACTGGGCCGGCAAGCTCCGCGGCCAGCTCATCCGCATCGCGGCCTGCCTCACCCTCTACGAGGACCCGGGCGCCCGGGAGATCAGCCACCAGCGGATCACGGACGTCCTGGCCATGGCCCCGTATTTCATCGCCCACGCTCGCGCAGTGTTCGACCTCATGGGTAAAAACCGCGAAGGCGCGGTCAAGCCCCTCAGGGACGTCGTCGCCTGGCTCAAGGGGCGCAGCAGCCCCGGCGACTCCTTCTCCGCACGCGACGCCTGGCAGGCCCTCAAGGGGCGGGAGTGGGCCACGGAGATGGACGTCATGAACGACGTGCTGCTGAAGCTGGAGGAGTACGGATGGCTCGCTCTCATCCCGCCACCGGAGACCGGCAGGCGCGGCCGCAAGCCCTCCCCCCGCTTCGACGTTCACCCGCTCATCGCCGAAGGACCACGAGGACGGACCACGTCATGA
- a CDS encoding thiolase family protein has protein sequence MSIRTVRDVYVVDAVRTPIGKFGGALAGIRPDDLAAHVVRALVDRTPALDPSRIDDVVFGDANGAGEDNRDVARMAVLLAGLPVTVPGVTVNRLCGSGLEAVVQAARAIALGDASVAIAGGVESMSRAPWVVQKPERAFPVGHQQMWSTTLGWRMTNPRMPAEWAGSLGEGAELVADKHGITREAQDAFALESHRKAAAAWAAGQYDAEVVPYAGVDLLRDECIREGSGPEALARLKPAFRSDGTGTVTAGNASPLNDGAAALLLTDEEGLAATGREPLARISASAVTGIEPQLFGLGPVDAVERALAKAGRGLADLAAFELNEAFAAQALGCLAAWPELDPAVVNPRGGAIAIGHPLGASGARLAGSVAHQLAAAGSGTGIAALCIGVGQGIALVLER, from the coding sequence ATGAGCATCCGTACCGTCCGCGACGTCTACGTCGTCGACGCCGTCCGCACCCCGATCGGGAAGTTCGGCGGCGCCCTGGCCGGGATCCGCCCCGACGACCTGGCCGCCCACGTGGTGCGCGCGCTCGTGGACCGTACGCCCGCACTGGACCCGTCCCGCATCGACGACGTCGTCTTCGGGGACGCCAACGGCGCGGGCGAGGACAACCGCGACGTGGCCCGCATGGCGGTGCTGCTCGCCGGACTCCCCGTGACGGTGCCCGGGGTGACCGTCAACCGGCTCTGCGGCTCCGGGCTCGAAGCCGTCGTCCAGGCGGCCCGCGCCATCGCGCTCGGGGACGCCTCCGTCGCCATCGCCGGCGGTGTCGAGTCCATGAGCCGGGCCCCCTGGGTGGTGCAGAAGCCGGAGCGCGCCTTCCCCGTGGGGCACCAGCAGATGTGGTCCACCACGCTCGGCTGGCGGATGACCAACCCCCGGATGCCCGCGGAGTGGGCCGGTTCCCTCGGTGAGGGCGCCGAGCTCGTCGCCGACAAGCACGGCATCACCCGCGAGGCGCAGGACGCCTTCGCGCTGGAGAGCCACCGCAAGGCGGCCGCCGCCTGGGCGGCCGGGCAGTACGACGCCGAAGTGGTTCCGTACGCGGGTGTGGACCTGCTGCGCGACGAGTGCATCCGCGAGGGTTCCGGCCCGGAGGCGCTCGCCCGGCTGAAGCCCGCCTTCCGGAGCGACGGCACCGGCACGGTCACGGCGGGCAACGCCTCGCCGCTCAACGACGGCGCCGCCGCACTGCTGTTGACGGACGAGGAGGGGCTCGCCGCCACCGGGCGGGAGCCGTTGGCCCGGATCAGCGCGTCGGCCGTCACCGGGATCGAGCCCCAGCTCTTCGGACTCGGTCCGGTGGACGCCGTGGAGCGCGCACTCGCCAAGGCGGGCCGCGGGCTGGCGGATCTCGCCGCTTTCGAGCTCAACGAGGCTTTCGCCGCGCAGGCGTTGGGATGCCTGGCGGCCTGGCCCGAGCTGGATCCGGCCGTGGTCAACCCGCGCGGCGGGGCCATCGCGATCGGGCATCCGCTCGGCGCTTCGGGCGCCCGGCTGGCCGGTTCGGTGGCGCACCAGCTCGCGGCGGCCGGATCCGGTACCGGGATCGCGGCCCTCTGCATTGGCGTGGGGCAGGGCATCGCGCTCGTCCTGGAGCGCTGA
- a CDS encoding site-specific integrase, whose protein sequence is MAEIKKITLGNGKTRYRFVIDIGRDEDGRRKQLTVTKDTAKEAKNELARLQHERSTGQLIMPSKVTVSELLDLYMASKADDLEETTLFAYRSALVHVHAYLGHIRLQELTEDHVESMVAWLLVNARRRGGKPGTGLRTTTASGILGRLRSALNLGIRRRFVARNVAEHITIPRKARKVEKRDSPREKPWNVVEVKEFILGMRDDRLFAPLLLSLMGLRPAEVSGLRWTDLDFEAGTLNIANTRTLIGNRRVIEKDTKSEAGERTLPLPDPVRLGLLNFKVLQAAESATAGEGYTNSGYVFVDSLGMAMNGRLLREHAYTLMTTLRLRKVRLYDARHSCLTFLAVNGVPDTILAAWAGHTNANFTKRVYVHPTAADMHEAVVHLNALLGVGSNDSDPPV, encoded by the coding sequence ATGGCTGAGATCAAGAAGATCACGCTCGGCAACGGCAAGACGCGGTACCGGTTCGTCATCGACATCGGGCGCGACGAGGACGGCCGGCGCAAGCAGCTCACCGTCACGAAGGACACGGCGAAGGAGGCCAAGAACGAGTTGGCCCGGCTCCAGCACGAGCGGAGTACCGGCCAGCTCATCATGCCGAGCAAGGTCACCGTGTCCGAGCTGCTCGACCTGTACATGGCCAGCAAGGCCGACGACCTTGAAGAGACAACGCTCTTCGCCTACAGGAGCGCACTGGTCCACGTGCATGCCTACCTCGGGCACATCCGGCTACAGGAGCTGACCGAGGACCACGTCGAATCCATGGTGGCCTGGCTCCTCGTCAACGCCCGTCGGCGCGGAGGGAAGCCCGGAACAGGTCTGAGGACCACCACAGCGAGCGGCATCCTCGGACGCCTCCGCTCGGCGCTCAACCTCGGCATCCGGCGCCGGTTCGTGGCCCGGAACGTCGCGGAGCACATCACCATCCCGAGGAAGGCACGCAAGGTCGAGAAGCGGGACAGCCCCCGCGAAAAACCATGGAACGTCGTCGAGGTCAAGGAGTTCATCCTCGGCATGCGCGACGACCGCCTGTTCGCCCCGCTGCTCCTCAGCCTGATGGGCCTGCGGCCGGCGGAGGTGTCAGGCCTGCGGTGGACTGACCTCGATTTCGAGGCCGGGACGCTGAACATCGCCAACACCCGGACCCTGATCGGCAACAGGCGTGTGATCGAGAAGGACACGAAGAGCGAGGCCGGGGAGCGCACGCTCCCGCTGCCGGATCCCGTCCGGCTGGGCTTGTTGAACTTCAAGGTGTTGCAGGCGGCCGAGTCGGCTACGGCTGGCGAGGGCTACACGAACAGCGGCTACGTGTTCGTGGACTCGCTCGGCATGGCGATGAACGGGAGGCTCCTGCGGGAGCACGCGTACACGCTCATGACGACGCTCCGGCTCCGCAAGGTCCGCCTGTACGACGCGCGGCACTCGTGCCTGACGTTCCTGGCGGTGAACGGGGTGCCGGACACGATCCTCGCCGCGTGGGCCGGCCACACGAACGCCAACTTCACGAAGAGGGTGTACGTCCACCCGACGGCGGCCGACATGCACGAAGCGGTCGTCCACCTGAACGCACTGCTGGGGGTCGGAAGCAACGACTCCGACCCCCCTGTGTGA
- a CDS encoding helix-turn-helix domain-containing protein → MTEQQRGRRAIEVGPTGTTVGLNLGRLRKRHGLTTRQLSGALERAGRYIPASGITRMEKGERSVTVDDLAALCRVLGVSPSALLLPLTSQPTDSVEVTGAGSVSAVDAWQWANGERPLSLTSGKEREELVEHRLYGLPLWLWPQSGNEDASMMRARLLAAGLPVDDLYGDMGMIERPRAGGDDG, encoded by the coding sequence ATGACTGAACAGCAGCGCGGACGGCGCGCAATCGAGGTTGGTCCCACCGGTACGACCGTCGGGCTCAACCTGGGGCGGCTCCGGAAGCGCCACGGACTGACCACCCGGCAGTTGTCAGGCGCCCTTGAGCGTGCGGGGCGATACATCCCCGCCTCCGGCATCACGCGCATGGAGAAGGGCGAACGCTCCGTCACCGTGGACGACCTCGCCGCGCTGTGCCGAGTCCTCGGCGTGTCACCGTCCGCGCTACTCCTCCCACTGACCAGTCAGCCCACTGATTCCGTCGAGGTGACCGGGGCGGGGAGCGTGTCGGCAGTTGACGCGTGGCAGTGGGCGAACGGCGAGCGCCCCCTCTCTCTGACCTCCGGGAAGGAACGTGAGGAACTCGTCGAGCACCGTCTCTACGGACTGCCGCTGTGGCTCTGGCCGCAGTCCGGAAACGAGGACGCGTCGATGATGCGCGCGCGCCTTCTGGCCGCGGGTCTGCCAGTCGACGACCTGTACGGCGACATGGGCATGATCGAACGACCCCGAGCGGGCGGGGACGATGGCTGA
- a CDS encoding aldehyde dehydrogenase family protein has translation MPLLDPTLWQDGPTLTGGTAPVLEPATGQTLATLDLAAPADVAEVAVRAHAAQRDWARATHLERAAVLRRAGDLFTAHADELREWLVRESGSIPGKAAFELHVAAQECYEAAALASRPAGQVLPSEAPRLSFTRREPVGVVGVVAPFNAPLILSIRSVAPALALGNAVLLKPDRRTAVSGGLALAAVFAAAGLPGGLLHVLPGGAETGAAVVSDPLVRVVSFTGSTASGRIVGEMAGRHLKRAHLELGGNSALVVLRDADVAAAVAQASWGSFFHQGQICMTAGRHLVHASLYDEYVERLAARAEELAVGDPYREQVHLGPLIDRSQLDRVHGLVEASAAQGAKLVTGGAYQDLFYRPTVLAGAGDDSPAYAEEVFGPVAPVRSFATEDEAVELASAGPYGLSLGIVTGDAARGLDLAGRIPVGIAHVNDQTVNDEAVAPFGGVGASGTGARFGGEANLDAFTELRWTTLRATPGGHPF, from the coding sequence ATGCCGCTCCTCGATCCGACGCTCTGGCAGGACGGTCCCACCCTCACCGGGGGTACCGCCCCGGTCCTCGAACCCGCCACCGGCCAGACCCTCGCGACCCTCGACCTGGCCGCGCCGGCCGATGTGGCGGAGGTCGCCGTACGGGCCCACGCGGCCCAGCGGGACTGGGCGCGGGCCACCCACCTGGAGCGGGCCGCCGTGCTGCGCCGGGCCGGGGACCTGTTCACCGCCCACGCCGACGAGCTGCGGGAGTGGCTGGTCCGGGAGTCCGGGTCCATCCCCGGCAAGGCCGCCTTCGAGCTGCACGTCGCCGCGCAGGAGTGCTACGAGGCCGCGGCCCTGGCCTCGCGTCCCGCCGGTCAGGTGCTGCCCAGCGAGGCGCCGCGGCTGTCCTTCACCCGACGCGAACCGGTCGGTGTCGTAGGGGTGGTGGCTCCCTTCAACGCACCGCTGATCCTCTCGATCCGCTCGGTCGCCCCCGCGCTCGCCCTCGGCAACGCGGTGCTCCTCAAGCCGGACCGCCGTACCGCGGTCAGCGGCGGGCTCGCCCTCGCCGCCGTCTTCGCGGCGGCCGGCCTGCCGGGCGGACTGCTGCATGTGCTCCCCGGCGGCGCGGAAACGGGCGCGGCCGTGGTCAGCGATCCGCTGGTCAGGGTGGTGTCGTTCACCGGCTCCACCGCGAGCGGCCGGATCGTCGGAGAGATGGCGGGACGTCACCTCAAGCGCGCCCACCTGGAGTTGGGCGGGAACTCGGCGCTCGTCGTACTCCGTGACGCCGACGTGGCGGCGGCCGTCGCGCAGGCCTCCTGGGGCTCCTTCTTCCACCAGGGCCAGATCTGCATGACGGCCGGGAGGCACCTCGTGCACGCCTCGCTCTACGACGAGTACGTCGAGCGGCTCGCCGCGCGCGCGGAGGAGCTCGCGGTCGGGGACCCGTACCGGGAGCAGGTGCACCTGGGGCCGCTCATCGACCGCTCCCAGCTGGACCGGGTCCACGGCCTGGTGGAAGCCAGCGCCGCACAGGGCGCCAAACTCGTCACCGGCGGCGCCTACCAGGACCTCTTCTACCGGCCGACGGTGCTGGCGGGCGCCGGAGACGACAGCCCCGCCTACGCGGAGGAGGTCTTCGGGCCGGTGGCGCCCGTACGCTCCTTCGCGACGGAGGACGAGGCCGTGGAGCTGGCCTCGGCCGGCCCCTACGGGCTCTCCCTCGGGATCGTGACCGGCGACGCGGCGCGCGGGCTGGACCTGGCGGGGCGGATCCCGGTCGGGATCGCGCACGTCAACGACCAGACGGTGAACGACGAGGCCGTGGCCCCCTTCGGCGGGGTCGGCGCGTCCGGGACCGGCGCGCGCTTCGGCGGCGAGGCGAACCTCGACGCCTTCACCGAGCTGCGCTGGACCACGCTCCGCGCCACCCCGGGCGGGCATCCGTTCTAG
- a CDS encoding thioredoxin family protein, which translates to MGPLCAVVRAYRRYQWSSEVIRACPRSGMLRAGRSFRENKQHSTLEVWNTVATVELTKENFDRTVSENSFVLIDFWAGWCRPCLQFAPVYEKAAEANPDLLFAKVDTEAQQELAAAFQISSIPTLMIVRDQVAIFSQPGALPEAALTDLITQARALDMDEVRTKIAAEQAGAAGATAEEPGTPDA; encoded by the coding sequence ATGGGGCCATTGTGTGCGGTTGTCCGTGCGTATCGGCGTTATCAGTGGTCATCCGAGGTTATCCGGGCTTGTCCGCGGTCAGGAATGCTTCGAGCCGGTCGTTCGTTCAGGGAAAACAAGCAGCACAGCACTCTGGAGGTCTGGAATACCGTGGCTACTGTCGAACTCACCAAGGAGAACTTCGACCGGACGGTGAGCGAGAACTCGTTCGTCCTGATCGACTTCTGGGCGGGCTGGTGCCGCCCCTGCCTGCAGTTCGCCCCGGTCTACGAGAAGGCCGCCGAGGCCAATCCCGACCTGCTCTTCGCCAAGGTGGACACCGAGGCGCAGCAGGAGCTCGCCGCCGCCTTCCAGATCAGCTCCATCCCGACCCTGATGATCGTCCGGGACCAGGTCGCGATCTTCTCGCAGCCCGGCGCGCTGCCCGAGGCGGCGCTGACGGACCTCATCACCCAGGCCCGGGCCCTGGACATGGACGAGGTGCGGACGAAGATCGCCGCCGAGCAGGCGGGCGCGGCCGGAGCCACGGCCGAGGAGCCCGGCACGCCGGACGCCTGA